Proteins encoded by one window of uncultured Methanobrevibacter sp.:
- a CDS encoding DNA topoisomerase IV subunit A yields the protein MSDEINQNPEGKSHKELRKEYTFNKLKGLGQEIIEEIEKQKVPSIKVPSRGTSNIVYDEAKRYYVLGDRYGRRSLGNVKQIRKLGQMVYVANFCKDLVQREKTATIREMYYVSEGWGISFKTQQESNIVGEDLEVTLGTTREDLGLMPEEDGASVYGDLTLKDGDVEINALKAGKSGYTISPTIDQVDFLDYNVDRVIAVETMGMFHRMVQEKAYDRFNTLIVGLKGQAARATRRFIKRVNEELHLPVYICNDGDPWGFHIAQVIISGSAKLAHVNHDLATPDAKFMGVTASDIINYDLPTDNLKDVDVMRLKELAKDPRYKSDFWQTEIKKMLKIGKKAEQQSFSKYGLEYVVDTYFPEKLEAME from the coding sequence ATGTCTGATGAAATAAATCAAAACCCTGAAGGTAAATCACATAAAGAACTTAGGAAAGAATATACCTTCAACAAATTAAAAGGATTAGGACAGGAAATTATTGAAGAAATCGAAAAACAAAAAGTTCCTTCTATAAAAGTTCCTTCACGTGGTACTTCAAATATTGTTTATGATGAAGCAAAAAGATACTATGTTTTAGGAGACAGATATGGTAGAAGATCACTTGGTAATGTAAAACAAATTAGAAAATTAGGTCAAATGGTTTATGTGGCTAATTTTTGTAAAGATTTAGTTCAAAGAGAAAAAACAGCTACTATAAGGGAAATGTATTATGTTTCTGAAGGTTGGGGAATTAGTTTTAAAACACAACAAGAATCAAATATTGTTGGAGAAGACTTAGAAGTAACATTAGGAACTACTAGGGAAGATTTAGGATTAATGCCAGAGGAAGATGGTGCATCAGTATATGGTGATTTAACTTTAAAAGACGGAGATGTAGAAATTAATGCTTTAAAAGCAGGAAAATCTGGTTACACAATTTCACCAACAATTGACCAAGTAGATTTCTTAGATTATAATGTAGATAGAGTTATTGCAGTAGAAACCATGGGAATGTTCCATAGGATGGTTCAAGAAAAAGCATACGACAGATTTAATACATTAATTGTAGGACTTAAAGGACAAGCCGCTCGTGCTACAAGAAGATTCATCAAAAGAGTAAATGAAGAATTACATTTACCAGTTTATATCTGTAACGACGGAGACCCTTGGGGATTCCATATTGCACAAGTAATTATTTCAGGCAGTGCAAAGTTAGCTCATGTTAATCATGATTTAGCTACACCTGATGCAAAATTCATGGGAGTAACAGCTAGTGACATTATTAATTATGATCTTCCAACTGATAATCTCAAAGATGTTGACGTTATGAGATTAAAAGAATTAGCTAAAGACCCAAGGTATAAAAGTGATTTTTGGCAAACTGAAATTAAAAAAATGCTTAAAATCGGTAAAAAAGCAGAACAGCAATCTTTCTCAAAATATGGTCTTGAATATGTAGTAGACACATATTTCCCAGAGAAATTAGAGGCAATGGAATAA
- the top6B gene encoding DNA topoisomerase VI subunit B: MSQQANELFDNFQQLTPSEFFRKNKQMLGFTGKIRSLTIVFHELITNSFDAAEEAGILPEINIELKRIDKEHYILRHSDNGPGIPEDYVMQVYCSMFAGSKFRNIQSRGQQGLGCSGCVLLSQMTTGEPARVISCYQEGDELKGVKMKFKMDVKKNKGMLMEREDFPAEHTGVCIELQFKDVSYSMAEQGAFEYIRRTMIGNPHAKITFRDPTGHKYIFKRAANIVPVLPKEVLPHPKGVSADDILFMAKHTDKRRYKSMLTSSLSRMSNKRVKEIEEMTGIDMNKRPKDMEWAEAEAIVNCFKKMKFMAPPSNGLIPIGSEQIEKGMKQILKPEFIATLTRKPVTYGGGVSFIIEAGIAYGGDSGRVVNEQRKSEIMRFANRVPLTFDQGSCAITEALKSIDWKRYGIKDFDNSPITLFVNIISTQVPYLSTGKQSVSPEPEIVHEIRQSTMTLARKLQKHLRAKKAAKEKAMRSKVFEDYLPVIIEEAAKLGETGVPEYNQVLAKVTKRALAELLGEKVEEEEEEVEEDALIMEELDEFGYAVDDDHSNLKNIEEDTPEYEEEE; encoded by the coding sequence TTGTCTCAACAAGCAAATGAACTCTTTGACAATTTCCAACAATTGACTCCATCAGAGTTCTTTAGAAAAAATAAACAGATGTTAGGATTTACTGGTAAAATACGCTCATTAACAATTGTTTTTCACGAATTAATTACAAACAGTTTTGATGCGGCTGAAGAAGCAGGTATCCTTCCAGAAATTAATATTGAATTAAAAAGAATAGATAAAGAACATTATATTCTCAGACACTCCGATAATGGTCCTGGGATTCCTGAAGATTATGTAATGCAAGTATACTGTAGTATGTTTGCAGGATCAAAATTTAGAAACATCCAATCAAGAGGACAACAAGGTTTAGGTTGTAGTGGTTGTGTACTTTTATCACAAATGACTACTGGTGAGCCAGCTCGCGTAATCTCCTGTTACCAAGAAGGAGATGAACTTAAAGGAGTTAAAATGAAGTTCAAAATGGATGTTAAGAAAAATAAAGGTATGTTAATGGAAAGAGAAGATTTTCCTGCAGAACATACTGGAGTTTGCATCGAATTACAATTTAAAGATGTTTCCTACTCCATGGCAGAACAAGGAGCTTTTGAATACATTAGAAGAACCATGATTGGAAACCCTCATGCAAAAATTACATTTAGAGATCCAACAGGACACAAATATATTTTTAAAAGAGCTGCAAATATTGTTCCAGTACTTCCAAAAGAAGTTTTACCACATCCAAAAGGAGTTAGTGCAGATGACATCCTTTTCATGGCAAAACATACTGATAAAAGACGATACAAAAGTATGTTAACCAGTTCACTTTCAAGAATGTCCAATAAAAGAGTAAAAGAAATTGAAGAAATGACTGGTATTGACATGAATAAACGTCCAAAAGATATGGAATGGGCTGAAGCAGAAGCAATTGTAAACTGTTTCAAAAAAATGAAATTCATGGCACCTCCAAGTAATGGACTTATACCAATTGGTTCCGAACAGATTGAAAAAGGTATGAAACAAATTCTTAAACCAGAATTCATAGCTACACTTACCAGAAAACCAGTAACTTATGGTGGAGGTGTTTCATTTATTATTGAAGCTGGAATTGCTTATGGTGGAGATTCTGGAAGAGTTGTAAATGAACAAAGAAAATCCGAGATTATGAGATTTGCAAACAGAGTTCCTTTAACTTTCGATCAAGGAAGTTGTGCAATTACTGAAGCTTTAAAAAGTATTGATTGGAAACGTTATGGAATTAAAGACTTTGATAACTCCCCAATTACATTATTTGTAAATATCATTTCAACACAAGTTCCTTATCTTTCTACAGGAAAACAAAGTGTATCTCCAGAACCTGAAATTGTCCATGAAATAAGACAATCTACAATGACATTAGCTCGTAAACTTCAAAAACATTTAAGAGCTAAAAAAGCTGCAAAAGAAAAAGCAATGCGTTCAAAAGTATTTGAAGATTATCTCCCAGTTATTATTGAAGAAGCTGCAAAATTAGGTGAAACTGGAGTACCTGAATATAATCAAGTTTTAGCTAAAGTAACTAAAAGAGCACTTGCAGAATTACTTGGTGAAAAAGTTGAAGAAGAGGAAGAAGAAGTTGAAGAAGACGCATTAATCATGGAAGAACTTGATGAATTTGGATATGCTGTTGATGATGACCACAGTAATCTTAAAAACATAGAAGAAGACACTCCAGAATATGAAGAGGAAGAATAA
- a CDS encoding carboxypeptidase regulatory-like domain-containing protein, which translates to MKNLIFKKQWIILISLFIMIIGISTVSANENITDLNQNIETYDNNIVNTNLEVSDSNIIQSDNSNFKSNVTIDVKDFEMYYKNGTRLTGKLSDNNSNPIVNQTVIININGLNYSRTTDNNGAFGMNINLNPNVYNFTVTYNGSDIYNPTSNNAKVTVLSTIDSKDLIKYYRNESQFYATFLDKQGKPLTNTSVQFNINGVFYTRQTNENGTAKLNINLEPGTFIITAIHTNGEKKGYNITVLSTIISKNLIKYYRNESQFYATFLDKQGKPLTNTSVQFNINGVFYTRQTNENGTAKLNINLNPGTFIITSFHPDGLEVGNEIIVNKTLITYDISQPCNTSGSATFNAEVLDGQGKPLSNASVTFSISGKVLTKLTNAKGIAYINISAYPGIYTITTSYNGYSVGNTLEIYNNNTGFKRYNLGSNENGTVHLYKSIGNTSSKVRIAYIIGVHITENAVHKALFDELTKKSNELNYCYDIYKINVIPVSDSSQNTNRMKGQLLGHDFVVPEAIKNNYSLVVDVHSNEGGAYIITNFAFAPAQDNVSKAIATKIINDNPGLSEYFPESQTSPAYVTLPIQKSGTPTVLYETYKFEDYNKVTVPYVDLLIESVDTMFD; encoded by the coding sequence ATGAAAAATTTAATATTTAAAAAACAGTGGATAATTTTAATATCACTTTTTATAATGATAATTGGAATTTCTACTGTAAGCGCAAATGAAAATATTACTGATCTAAATCAGAATATTGAAACATATGATAATAATATTGTTAACACTAATTTAGAAGTTAGTGATAGTAATATTATTCAATCAGACAATAGTAATTTCAAATCCAATGTTACTATTGATGTAAAAGATTTTGAAATGTATTATAAAAATGGTACTAGATTAACTGGAAAATTATCAGATAATAATAGTAATCCTATAGTTAACCAAACTGTTATTATCAATATTAATGGTTTAAATTATAGTAGAACAACTGATAACAACGGTGCTTTTGGAATGAATATTAATTTAAATCCAAATGTTTATAATTTTACTGTAACCTACAATGGTTCAGATATTTATAATCCTACATCCAACAATGCCAAAGTTACAGTTTTATCTACAATTGATTCAAAGGATTTAATTAAATATTACAGGAACGAATCACAATTCTACGCAACATTCCTAGACAAACAAGGAAAACCACTAACTAACACATCCGTCCAATTCAACATAAACGGTGTATTCTACACCAGACAAACAAACGAAAACGGAACAGCAAAACTAAACATAAACCTCGAACCCGGCACATTCATTATCACCGCCATTCATACTAATGGTGAAAAAAAAGGATATAATATTACTGTTTTATCCACTATTATTTCAAAAAATTTAATTAAATATTACAGGAACGAATCACAATTCTACGCAACATTCCTAGACAAACAAGGAAAACCACTAACTAACACATCCGTCCAATTCAACATAAACGGTGTATTCTACACCAGACAAACAAACGAAAACGGAACAGCAAAACTAAACATAAACCTCAATCCAGGCACATTCATTATCACTTCTTTCCATCCAGACGGATTAGAAGTTGGAAATGAAATTATTGTCAATAAAACTTTAATTACATATGATATTAGTCAACCATGCAATACAAGTGGCAGTGCAACTTTCAATGCAGAAGTTTTAGATGGACAAGGTAAACCTCTCAGTAATGCATCTGTAACATTTAGTATTTCCGGTAAAGTCTTAACTAAACTTACTAATGCTAAAGGTATTGCTTATATCAATATTAGTGCATATCCTGGAATTTATACCATCACAACCTCATATAATGGTTATTCTGTAGGAAATACCTTAGAAATTTACAATAATAATACTGGATTTAAAAGATATAACTTAGGTTCAAATGAAAATGGAACTGTTCATTTATACAAATCAATCGGAAATACCAGTTCAAAAGTAAGAATTGCATATATTATTGGCGTTCACATAACTGAAAATGCAGTCCACAAAGCATTATTCGATGAATTAACTAAAAAATCCAATGAATTAAATTACTGTTATGACATTTACAAAATAAATGTAATTCCAGTTAGTGATTCTAGTCAAAATACTAATAGGATGAAAGGACAACTTTTAGGACATGATTTTGTAGTTCCCGAAGCTATAAAAAACAATTACTCACTTGTAGTTGATGTGCATTCTAATGAAGGTGGAGCATATATTATAACTAACTTTGCGTTTGCTCCAGCACAAGATAATGTATCAAAAGCTATAGCTACTAAAATAATTAATGATAATCCAGGTTTAAGTGAATACTTCCCAGAATCACAAACAAGTCCAGCATATGTAACTTTACCTATACAAAAGTCAGGCACTCCAACTGTACTTTACGAAACATATAAATTTGAAGATTACAATAAAGTAACTGTACCATATGTTGATTTATTAATTGAGTCTGTTGACACAATGTTTGATTAA
- a CDS encoding TIM barrel protein, which translates to MTDKVIFGPAGSPVDYKGAAYKAPKYIKEEGLNSYEYQSPYGVRIGEKSATTLKNEAEKHDILISMHGPYYINLCSREEEKIEKSLKHLITTARAGQWMGAYRLVFHPGFYSNRKPEKAMEISKNTINRLFEELECEGIEEYTFAPETTGKRSQQGNISEIIDLCASFDHFEPTIDFAHVHARGRGFLNKKEDYNCIFSQLEDNLDIDILHCHFTTIEYGNGGEVKHHTLDESDEYGPHIHDLLSNLIDNGWKANIICETPLRDKDALKMKAIYESML; encoded by the coding sequence ATGACTGATAAAGTAATATTTGGACCTGCAGGAAGTCCTGTTGACTATAAAGGAGCAGCATATAAAGCACCAAAATATATCAAAGAAGAAGGGCTAAATTCTTATGAATATCAATCCCCATATGGTGTGAGGATTGGTGAAAAATCAGCTACCACTCTAAAAAATGAAGCTGAAAAACATGACATACTTATCTCAATGCATGGGCCTTATTACATAAATTTATGTTCCAGAGAAGAAGAAAAAATTGAAAAAAGTTTAAAACATCTAATTACAACAGCTCGTGCAGGACAATGGATGGGCGCATATAGACTAGTTTTCCATCCAGGATTTTATTCAAATAGAAAACCTGAAAAAGCAATGGAAATTTCTAAAAATACAATTAACAGATTATTTGAAGAATTAGAGTGTGAAGGTATTGAAGAATATACATTTGCTCCAGAAACAACTGGAAAACGTTCACAACAAGGAAATATTTCTGAGATTATTGATTTATGCGCAAGTTTTGATCATTTTGAACCAACAATTGATTTTGCACATGTTCATGCACGAGGAAGAGGGTTTTTAAATAAAAAAGAAGATTATAACTGTATTTTTTCACAATTAGAAGATAATCTTGACATCGATATATTACACTGTCATTTCACAACAATTGAATATGGTAATGGTGGTGAAGTGAAACATCATACATTAGATGAAAGTGATGAATATGGACCCCATATTCACGATTTACTTTCAAATTTAATAGATAATGGCTGGAAAGCTAATATTATTTGTGAAACTCCTTTACGAGATAAAGATGCACTAAAAATGAAAGCAATTTATGAATCTATGCTTTAA
- a CDS encoding 1,4-beta-cellobiosidase — MKKNDIILAIIIVCIILVGLVFYATNMAANQSDNTTKQDNNSSINITHNNTTSSSISSSSDSSSSDSSSGSSSSSDSSSSSHSSSDRSSSSGSSSHHSDSSHGGSSSSGSSSSSGSSHSGSSSSGSSSSSSGSGSSGSGDGSGIIDVN; from the coding sequence ATGAAGAAAAATGATATTATACTTGCAATTATTATTGTTTGTATTATACTAGTTGGTTTAGTCTTCTATGCAACAAACATGGCAGCTAATCAATCAGATAATACAACTAAACAAGACAATAATTCTTCAATTAATATAACCCACAACAATACAACATCTAGTTCAATTAGTTCTAGCTCTGATTCCAGTTCTTCTGATTCATCAAGTGGAAGCTCTTCAAGTTCAGATTCATCATCTAGTTCACATAGTTCATCTGACAGAAGTTCTTCAAGTGGAAGTTCCAGCCACCATAGTGATTCAAGCCATGGCGGAAGCTCTTCAAGTGGAAGTTCCAGTTCAAGTGGATCAAGCCATAGTGGAAGCTCTTCAAGTGGAAGTTCCAGTTCAAGTAGTGGCTCTGGAAGCAGCGGTTCTGGTGATGGATCAGGTATTATAGATGTAAACTAA
- a CDS encoding heavy-metal-associated domain-containing protein: MATEEKTINVVGMHCPSCVAAVELSIKDLDGVEDAKADLETNTAKVTFDSEKVSDADLAGAVEEAGFKVE, from the coding sequence ATGGCAACTGAAGAAAAAACTATTAATGTTGTTGGAATGCATTGTCCATCTTGTGTAGCTGCTGTTGAGCTTTCTATAAAAGATTTAGATGGCGTTGAAGATGCAAAAGCAGATTTAGAAACTAATACTGCAAAAGTTACATTTGATTCTGAAAAAGTATCTGATGCAGATTTAGCTGGTGCAGTTGAAGAAGCTGGATTTAAGGTAGAATAA
- a CDS encoding phosphorylating glyceraldehyde-3-phosphate dehydrogenase, whose protein sequence is MKSVAINGYGTIGKRVADAVAAQDDMKVIGVSKTRPNYEAKTAVEEKSYDLYIGIPERENQFKEAGIEIAGTVEDMIQEADVVVDCTPGTIGPQNLEMYKKAGVKAIYQGGEDHELTGLSFNAISNYDDSYGKDYTRVVSCNTTGLTRTLSTIDPIADIKKVRAVMVRRGSDPSEVKKGPINSIVPNPPKVPSHHGPDVKTVMDGIDVTTMALLVPTTLMHQHNIMVEINNEVETEEIVEALEKRSRVLVVDASEGLGSTAELMEYAKELGRNRNDLYEIPVWRESINVVGKELYYMQAVHQESDVVPENIDAIRALLEMESDNEKSIAKTNKAMGIL, encoded by the coding sequence ATGAAATCTGTAGCTATAAACGGATATGGAACCATTGGAAAAAGAGTGGCTGATGCAGTAGCTGCTCAAGATGATATGAAAGTAATTGGTGTAAGTAAAACTAGGCCTAATTATGAAGCAAAAACTGCAGTTGAAGAAAAAAGTTATGATTTATACATTGGAATTCCTGAAAGAGAAAATCAATTTAAAGAAGCAGGAATTGAAATAGCTGGAACTGTAGAAGACATGATTCAAGAAGCAGATGTTGTTGTAGATTGTACTCCTGGAACTATTGGTCCTCAAAACTTAGAAATGTATAAAAAAGCAGGAGTGAAAGCAATCTATCAAGGTGGAGAAGACCATGAATTAACTGGACTTTCATTTAATGCAATTTCAAACTATGATGATTCATATGGAAAAGATTACACTAGAGTTGTTTCATGTAACACTACTGGACTTACCCGTACTTTAAGTACTATTGACCCAATTGCAGATATTAAAAAAGTTAGGGCAGTAATGGTTAGAAGAGGTTCTGATCCTTCAGAAGTTAAAAAAGGACCTATTAATTCTATCGTACCAAATCCTCCAAAAGTACCTTCCCATCATGGACCTGATGTAAAAACTGTTATGGATGGTATTGATGTAACAACAATGGCATTACTTGTTCCTACAACACTTATGCACCAACATAATATAATGGTTGAAATTAACAATGAAGTAGAAACTGAAGAAATTGTTGAAGCTTTAGAAAAACGTTCTAGAGTTCTTGTTGTAGATGCTAGTGAAGGTTTAGGATCAACTGCTGAACTTATGGAATATGCAAAAGAACTTGGAAGAAATAGAAATGATTTATATGAAATTCCAGTTTGGAGAGAATCCATAAATGTAGTTGGTAAAGAATTATATTATATGCAGGCAGTTCACCAAGAATCTGATGTTGTTCCAGAAAACATTGATGCAATTCGTGCATTACTTGAAATGGAATCAGATAACGAAAAATCAATAGCTAAAACCAATAAAGCAATGGGAATTTTATAA
- a CDS encoding metallophosphoesterase: protein MSFRTKRVFIATPFYMLFEFFLLKYLFLLFGGINDGYLLIITLGLGCLQCIPMVFEEKNSTILGRFFTELFGLWAWSMVMILIDLIIIYLIKQFTDISITVVCILLSSVPILGVYNYYIAHKLVVKQHTLKFDNLKEEVDIVHLSDIHFGAVRNSKIINQVADKLKELSETCDVAIISGDLADGSCVVEEDDFLPLKDVGMPIIFTPGNHDYYPGIENVCNAAKKAGLIVLNDEKFEFKGLNIFGLSFTFGDKKEVSNEVLKQVVNKNAVNIINYHVPYNWDLFSNLGFNLQLSGHTHGGQFYPMIWFCRLMFKYNMGLFKENDNYLSVTTGVGSMDTPMRWGTNSELVVLKLRKK, encoded by the coding sequence ATGAGTTTTAGAACAAAAAGAGTTTTTATTGCAACTCCATTTTATATGCTTTTTGAGTTTTTTCTGCTTAAATACTTATTTCTGTTATTTGGAGGAATTAATGATGGTTATTTATTAATTATTACTTTAGGTTTAGGTTGTTTACAATGTATTCCAATGGTTTTTGAAGAAAAAAATTCAACGATTCTTGGTCGCTTTTTTACGGAATTATTTGGGTTATGGGCTTGGTCTATGGTAATGATTTTAATAGATTTAATTATAATTTATTTAATAAAACAGTTTACAGATATTTCTATAACTGTTGTATGTATTTTATTAAGTAGTGTTCCAATTTTAGGAGTTTATAACTATTACATTGCTCATAAATTAGTAGTTAAACAACATACTTTAAAATTTGATAATTTAAAAGAAGAAGTTGATATTGTACATTTATCTGATATTCACTTTGGGGCTGTAAGAAATAGTAAAATAATTAATCAGGTAGCAGATAAATTAAAAGAATTATCTGAAACTTGTGATGTGGCTATTATTTCAGGAGATTTAGCTGATGGGTCTTGTGTTGTTGAAGAAGATGATTTTTTACCACTTAAAGATGTAGGTATGCCTATTATTTTCACGCCGGGAAATCATGATTATTATCCGGGTATTGAAAATGTTTGTAATGCAGCTAAAAAAGCAGGATTGATAGTTTTAAATGATGAAAAATTTGAATTTAAAGGATTAAATATATTTGGTTTATCATTTACATTTGGAGACAAAAAAGAGGTTTCTAATGAAGTATTAAAACAAGTAGTTAATAAAAATGCGGTTAATATTATAAATTATCATGTTCCTTATAATTGGGATTTATTCAGTAATTTAGGTTTTAATTTACAATTGTCTGGTCATACACATGGAGGTCAATTTTATCCAATGATATGGTTCTGTAGATTAATGTTTAAGTATAATATGGGATTATTTAAGGAAAATGATAATTATTTGTCAGTTACTACTGGTGTAGGTTCTATGGACACACCAATGAGGTGGGGAACTAATAGTGAATTGGTTGTATTAAAATTAAGGAAAAAATGA
- a CDS encoding cation-translocating P-type ATPase, which yields MNIKNWLRNDEIIEITLMVISAISLIIGFIKPHLLFFDSSWIAIILCGLPIIKEATKALIHEKDIKADLLVSIAIISSIIIGEVFAAGAIALIMTIGGFLEEYTVSKTQNEIKNLIDITPQTATLINCNGDEEEVNAQNIKINDIIKVLPGEVIPGDGVIIKGESSINQAVLTGESLPADKTVGDEVYSGTINLYGSIIIKATKNGENNSINKLIKLIKSSKPENAKIVKTADKWATWIVVVAFICSIGTWIITHEILRAVTILIVFCPCALILATPTAIMAAIGNLTKQGILVKDGESLEELGKVNDLILDKTGTLTYGEPEVSQIILYNKKNSKKEIIHILASLENKSEHPLAKAIVKYYKIRKNPPLKEVNDFEIIPGKGVRGKIGNDEIIAGNKKILNENYEEFEKTKVQPHLDTGATTIYLCINNQLIGAVLLSDFLRNNAVDVILNLKSINVTPVLMSGDNQNTTQTIASKVGIDDYKYNCLPEDKRNYIKELQLKNNKVAMIGDGLNDAPSLKQANVGISMGSIGSDISIEASNITLIHDNIQDLPHLFKISKKTLRTINVGIGFALTLNLIATILAMLGLLNPIEGAFVHNIGSIIVIIYASSLLKYNQ from the coding sequence ATGAATATAAAAAATTGGCTAAGAAATGATGAAATAATAGAAATAACATTAATGGTTATTTCAGCTATCTCATTAATAATTGGATTTATCAAACCACACTTATTGTTCTTTGATTCATCTTGGATAGCAATCATATTATGTGGCTTACCAATAATTAAAGAAGCAACAAAAGCATTAATACATGAAAAAGATATAAAAGCAGATTTATTAGTTTCAATAGCTATCATATCATCAATAATAATTGGTGAAGTATTTGCTGCAGGAGCAATTGCTTTAATCATGACTATTGGAGGATTTTTAGAAGAGTACACTGTGAGTAAAACTCAAAATGAGATTAAAAATTTAATTGACATTACTCCCCAAACTGCGACATTAATAAACTGTAATGGGGATGAAGAAGAAGTAAATGCTCAAAATATCAAAATAAACGACATTATAAAAGTTTTACCTGGAGAAGTAATTCCTGGAGATGGAGTAATTATAAAAGGTGAATCTTCAATAAACCAAGCAGTATTAACCGGAGAGTCACTTCCAGCGGATAAAACTGTAGGCGATGAAGTATACAGTGGTACAATAAACTTATATGGTTCAATAATCATCAAAGCAACAAAAAATGGGGAAAATAATTCTATAAATAAATTAATAAAATTAATTAAATCTTCAAAGCCTGAAAATGCTAAAATCGTAAAAACCGCTGACAAGTGGGCAACATGGATTGTTGTAGTTGCATTTATCTGTTCAATAGGAACCTGGATTATAACTCATGAAATTTTAAGAGCTGTTACAATACTTATAGTATTTTGCCCATGTGCATTAATTTTAGCTACACCAACAGCAATTATGGCTGCTATTGGGAATTTAACTAAACAAGGAATTTTAGTTAAAGATGGAGAATCTCTTGAAGAATTAGGTAAAGTAAATGATTTAATTTTAGATAAAACCGGAACATTAACCTATGGAGAACCAGAAGTAAGTCAAATAATCCTATATAATAAGAAAAATTCTAAAAAAGAAATAATACATATTCTTGCATCACTTGAAAATAAATCAGAACATCCCCTTGCTAAAGCAATTGTAAAATATTATAAAATCCGTAAAAATCCCCCATTAAAAGAAGTAAATGATTTTGAGATTATTCCTGGAAAAGGAGTTAGAGGAAAAATTGGAAATGATGAAATAATAGCTGGAAACAAAAAGATTTTAAATGAAAATTATGAAGAATTTGAAAAAACAAAAGTTCAGCCTCATTTAGATACTGGAGCAACTACAATTTATCTTTGTATAAATAATCAATTAATTGGAGCAGTATTATTATCTGATTTTTTAAGAAATAATGCAGTTGATGTTATTCTTAATTTAAAATCAATAAATGTTACCCCAGTACTTATGAGTGGAGATAATCAAAATACAACTCAAACTATTGCTTCAAAAGTTGGGATTGATGATTACAAATATAACTGTTTACCTGAAGATAAACGTAATTACATTAAAGAATTACAATTAAAAAACAATAAAGTAGCTATGATTGGAGATGGATTAAATGATGCACCATCTTTAAAACAAGCTAATGTAGGAATTTCAATGGGTAGCATTGGCAGTGACATTTCAATTGAAGCTTCAAACATTACTTTAATCCACGATAATATCCAAGACTTACCCCATTTATTTAAAATATCTAAAAAAACTTTAAGAACTATCAATGTTGGAATTGGATTTGCATTAACCTTAAATTTAATAGCAACAATTTTAGCAATGTTAGGTCTGTTAAATCCAATTGAAGGTGCATTTGTTCATAATATTGGTTCTATTATTGTAATTATCTATGCATCATCACTTTTAAAGTATAACCAATAA
- a CDS encoding metal-sensing transcriptional repressor — protein MKKCMDSENIHRRLKKIIGQLNAIDRMIEEDIPCENILMQINASKSALHKVGHIIVEGHLEHCIKESMEKGDTEEALADISTILEYYSRI, from the coding sequence TTGAAAAAATGTATGGACTCCGAAAATATCCACAGAAGATTAAAAAAAATAATAGGCCAATTGAATGCAATTGATCGTATGATTGAAGAAGATATTCCTTGTGAAAATATTTTAATGCAAATAAACGCATCAAAATCAGCCCTACATAAAGTAGGACATATAATTGTTGAAGGACATCTTGAACATTGTATTAAAGAAAGTATGGAAAAAGGAGATACTGAAGAAGCATTGGCAGACATATCTACTATATTAGAGTATTATTCTAGAATTTAA